The following proteins are encoded in a genomic region of Capra hircus breed San Clemente chromosome 16, ASM170441v1, whole genome shotgun sequence:
- the LOC102189503 gene encoding histone H3.3, producing MARTKQTARKSTGGKAPRKQLATKAARKSAPSTGGVKKPHRYRPGTVALREIRRYQKSTELLIRKLPFQRLVREIAQDFKTDLRFQSAAIGALQEASEAYLVGLFEDTNLCAIHAKRVTIMPKDIQLARRIRGERA from the exons ATGGCTCGTACAAAGCAGACTGCCCGCAAATCGACCGGTGGTAAAGCACCGAGGAAGCAACTCGCTACAAAAGCCGCTCGCAAGAGTGCGCCCTCTACTGGAGGGGTGAAGAAACCTCATCGTTACAg gccTGGTACTGTGGCACTCCGTGAAATTAGACGTTATCAGAAGTCCACTGAACTTCTGATTCGCAAACTTCCCTTCCAGCGTCTGGTGCGGGAAATTGCTCAGGACTTCAAAACAGATCTGCGCTTCCAGAGTGCAGCTATTGGTGCTTTGCAG GAGGCAAGTGAGGCCTATCTGGTTGGCCTTTTTGAAGACACCAACCTGTGTGCTATCCATGCCAAACGTGTAACAATTATGCCAAAAGACATCCAGCTAGCACGCCGCATACGTGGAGAACGTGCTTAA